CCCCGCCGGAGACAATCCTCCCGATCGCCCGACAGCTCCGGGAGCGCCTGCAGTCCCTGGTGGAGGAATGAGCGGGGCCCATCCTCCCGCTTCCCTTCGCATCCGGGCATATCCTATTCCCAATTCTTATCATCACTCATCACGATGGAGGGATTTCGATGGCCGACCTCTCTCTGATCGCGGAGCTCGCCACGGAAGGCACGACGAAGATCGTGCTGCTGGTGATGGATGGCCTGGGCGGGATGCCCATCGAGCGGGGCGGGCCCACGGAGCTGGAGGCCGCCCGCACGCCGAACATGGACCGCCTGGCGGCGGAAGGCACGCTGGGATTGCATATCCCGGTGCGACCCGGGCTGGCCCCCGGCAGCGGCTACGCCCACCTCGCCCTCTTCGGCTATGATCCGCTGATCTACCCCGTGGGCCGGGGCGTGCTGGAGGCCCTCGGGATCGGCTTCCCCCTGGAGCCCCACGACGTCGCCGCCCGGGGCAACTTCGTCACCGTCGACGCCGAGGGCCGGATCGTCGACCGGCGGGCCGGACGCATCTCCACGGAGGTCAACGCCCGCCTGGTGGAGCGCCTGCGGTCCATCCGCCTCGAAGGCGTGGACGTCTTCGTCGAGCCCGTCAAGGAGCATCGCTTCGTCCTGGTCCTGCGGGGCGAGGGGCTTTCCCCGGCGCTCACCGAGACCGATCCGGGGAAAACCGGCGTGCCGCCCCTCCCGGTTCGCCCCCTCCAGCCCGAGGCGGAGCGCACCGCGACCCTGATCAACCAGTGGATCGCCCAGGCGCAGGCCCTGCTTGCCGACGCTCACCCCGCCAATATGGTCACCCTGCGCGGATTCGACCGTCCGCCGCGCCTTCCCGCGTTCCCCGAGGTATATAAGCTCCGGGCCGCCGCCATCGCCGCCTATCCGATGTATCGAGGGGTCGCCCGTCTCGTGGGGATGGACGTCCTGGAGGCCCACGGGGACAGCCCGGAGGCCCTCTTCCAGGAGGCCGTCGCCCACTGGGACCGCTTCGACTTCTTCTTCATCCACATCAAGCCCACCGACAGCCGGGGGGAAGACGGCGACTTCGCCGCCAAGGTCCGGGTCATCGAGGCCGTGGACGCCGCGCTCCCGATCCTGCTGGAGCGCGCGCCGGACGTCCTGGTGATCACGGGGGATCATTCCACGCCCGCCGCCCTGCGCACCCATACCTGGCACCCGGTGCCGGTGCTCCTGTGGGCACCGCGAACCGCCCGGCCCGACGGGGCTCCGGGCTTCGGGGAGCGGGCATGCCGGACCGGCGGGCTGGGGATCTTCATGGCCACGGATCTGATGCCGTTGATCCTGGCCCACGCGGGGCGCCTGAGCCGCCTGGGCGCGTAAAGCTCCCCTGGATCGAGCAGTTCCCAACCCGTGGGGGAGGATCCCCAATGCGCACCGGTGCCCCGCTCTCCTCCCGTCCGATCCGCCTGCTCCTCCCGATCCTGCTTGTCGCCTGCCGGTCGCTCCCGCCCATGGCGGAGCGACGCTTCGATGGCCGGGAAGCCTTCCGCCATGTGCAGGCCCAGCTGGCCATGGGCCCGCGCTACCCCGGCAGCCCGGGATGGGAGGCCGTCCAGCGCTACATCCGGGACCACGTGACCCGGGCGGGATGGACCTTTGAGGTCCAGCCCTTCACCGCCTCCGGGATCTCCGGCCGCAACCTGATCGCCCGGGCCGGGCGAGGGCCGGTGATCCTGGTGGGAGCGCATTACGACACCCGGCGCCGGGCGGATCGGGATCCCGAGCGGCCTCAGGATCCGGTCCCTGGGGCCAACGATGGGGCCAGCGGTGTCGCCGTGCTCCTGGAGCTGGCCCGCGTCCTGGATCGCCCGCGCCTGCGCCACGAGGTCTGGCTGGTCTTCTTCGACGCAGAGGATCAGGGAGAGCTGGATGGAACGCCGTGGATCCTCGGCTCCACCCACTTCGCCGCCACCATGGCGGTAACGCCCACGGCGATGATCCTGGTGGATATGGTGGGGGACGCCGATCCCCAGTTCTATTACGAGCGGAACTCGGATCCCGCGCTGCGGGAGCAGCTCTGGCGGATCGCGGCGGAGCTCGGATACGGGGCATGGTTCATCCCCGAGCCCCGCTGGGCGCTGATCGACGACCATCTTCCCTTCCTCCAGCGGGGCATCCCCGCCGTCGACATTGTCGATTTCGATTACCCGGCGTGGCACACCACCGCCGACACCCTGGACCGCATCTCCCCGGCCACTCTGGAGGCGGTCGGCCGGGTGATCGAGCGCTTCATCGAGCCCTGAGCGGGGAACCGGCGCCAGACCCCGGGCGGCCGGCCCTCCGAAGATCGGAACGCCCACCTGGATGGAGGCCAGCGGCCCTCGATCATGCCAGCATTCCGATGCGCTCGACCTCCGGCAGGCATCGTTCCCCCGCTCATCTCTCCCCTCCTGTGCCCATCCCCCTTGACCGCAGGCACCTGAAAG
This Thermoflexus sp. DNA region includes the following protein-coding sequences:
- a CDS encoding M28 family peptidase, with translation MRTGAPLSSRPIRLLLPILLVACRSLPPMAERRFDGREAFRHVQAQLAMGPRYPGSPGWEAVQRYIRDHVTRAGWTFEVQPFTASGISGRNLIARAGRGPVILVGAHYDTRRRADRDPERPQDPVPGANDGASGVAVLLELARVLDRPRLRHEVWLVFFDAEDQGELDGTPWILGSTHFAATMAVTPTAMILVDMVGDADPQFYYERNSDPALREQLWRIAAELGYGAWFIPEPRWALIDDHLPFLQRGIPAVDIVDFDYPAWHTTADTLDRISPATLEAVGRVIERFIEP
- a CDS encoding 2,3-bisphosphoglycerate-independent phosphoglycerate mutase, with protein sequence MADLSLIAELATEGTTKIVLLVMDGLGGMPIERGGPTELEAARTPNMDRLAAEGTLGLHIPVRPGLAPGSGYAHLALFGYDPLIYPVGRGVLEALGIGFPLEPHDVAARGNFVTVDAEGRIVDRRAGRISTEVNARLVERLRSIRLEGVDVFVEPVKEHRFVLVLRGEGLSPALTETDPGKTGVPPLPVRPLQPEAERTATLINQWIAQAQALLADAHPANMVTLRGFDRPPRLPAFPEVYKLRAAAIAAYPMYRGVARLVGMDVLEAHGDSPEALFQEAVAHWDRFDFFFIHIKPTDSRGEDGDFAAKVRVIEAVDAALPILLERAPDVLVITGDHSTPAALRTHTWHPVPVLLWAPRTARPDGAPGFGERACRTGGLGIFMATDLMPLILAHAGRLSRLGA